The Streptomyces collinus DNA segment GCGTGATCCGCGAACCGGTCTCGTCGTCGAGGACGTCGGTGAGCGGGTGGAACTCCAAGAGGTAGAGGAATCCGCCCGGGGCCACGAGCGCCGCGACGGTCTCCGCCCAGCGCCCGATGTCGGGCAGCCAGCACAGCGCGCCGACGCCGGTGTACACGATGTCGTACGACGGGTCCGGCACCGCGGCCGCCGCGTCGTACACGTCCGCCGCGACGAACGCCGCCCGGTCCGGGCCGAGGCCGAGGTCGCGTGCCAGCCCGCGGGCCAGGTCGACGGCGGGTTCGGAGAAGTCGAGACCGACGACGCGGGCGGCGCCGTGCCGGGCCCAGGACAGCGTGTCGAGGCCGATGTGGCACTGAAGGTGCAGCAGAGAGCGGTTGCCGACGTCGCCGACCTCGGCGAGCTCGAAGTCGCGCAGCGGGTCCTGACCGGCCCGGAAGGCGTCCAGATCGTAGAAATCACCGGCCACGTGCAGCGGCACCCGCTCATCCCAGTGGGCGCGGTTGGCCTCGTTCCAGTCGGCCGGTGTGGGGGAGTACAAGAGTGCGACTCCTGACCTGCTCGGAGGGGGGACCGGTGGAGGTTATCCACAGGCTGGGGACCTCGCCAGCGAATTGTCGGCCGGGGCGGGCAGTATGGGGCCATGACTGAGAGCAACGGGTCCGCCGCGCGGGACCAGCACGAGCAAGCGGTACAGGCGGGACGGCAGGAGCGGATGCCGGACTGGGAGAAGCGCTTTCGGGCGCCCCGGGTGTCCCTGCCCGACTGGGCGGAGGACGCGCCGGACCGCTCCCTGTTCGTCTCGAACGCGACCGGGACGTACGAGCTGTACGCCTGGGACCGGTCGACGGGCGAGCAGCGCCAGGTGACGGACCGGCCGAACGGCACGACGGACGGCGTGCTGTCCCCGGACGGCGCGTGGATCTGGTGGTTCGACGACAAGGACGGCGACGAGTTCGGCGTGTGGCGCCGCCAGCCCTTCGCGGGCGGCGCGGACGAACCGGCCGCCGAGGGCCTGGAGGCCTCCTACCCGGCCGGCCTCGCCCTCGGCCGTGACGGGCGCACGGCGGTCGTGGGCCGCTCCACGGACGAGGACGGCACGACCATCCACCTGGTGCGCACCGGCGAGGAACCGGTGCAGATCTACCGCCACCGCGAATCGGCCGGCGTCGGCGACCTCTCCCACGACGGTTCGCTCATCGCCGTCGAGCACACCGAGCACGGCGACGCGATGCACTCCGCGCTGCGCGTCCTGCGCCCCGACGGCACCGCGGTCGCCGACCTCGACGACACCGAGGGCGGTACCCGGGAGCTGGGCCTGGAGGTCCTCGGCTTCGCTCCCGTCGACGGTGACACGCGTCTGCTCATCGGCCACCAGCGCCGCGGCCGCTGGGAGCCCCTGGTGTGGGACGTGGCCACCGGCGAGGAGACGGACCTGGCGCTGGAGCTGCCGGGCGACGTCAGCGCCGAGTGGTACCCGGACGGCAGCGGCCTGCTCATCGCGCACAGCTTCGAGGCCCGCAGCGAGCTGTTCCGCTACGACCTGGCCGGCCGCACCCTCTCGGAGATCCCGACCCCGAAGGGCACGGTGTCCGGAGCGACGGCCCGGCCCGACGGCAGCGTGGAGTTCCTGTGGTCCTCGTCGGCCGAGCCGTCGGCGGTGCGCTCCACGACCGGCGGTGTCGTGCTCGACCCGCCCGGCATGAAGTCGCCCGGCTCGGTGCCGGTGGAGGACGTGTGGGTGGAGGGCCCCGGAGGCCGCATCCACGCCCTCGTCCAGAAGCCGCAGGGCGCAACGGGCCCGTTCCCCACGGTCTTCGACATCCACGGCGGCCCCACCTGGCACGACAGCGACTCCTTCGCGGCGGGCCCCGCGGCCTGGGTCGACCACGGCTACGCGGTGATCCGTGTCAACTACCGCGGTTCCACGGGTTACGGCCGGGCCTGGACGGACGCCCTGAAGCACCGTGTCGGTCTCATCGAGCTGGAGGACATCGCCGCGGTCCGCGAGTGGGCCGTCACCTCCGGCCTCGCCGATCCCGAGCGCCTGATCCTCACCGGCGGCTCCTGGGGCGGCTATCTCACCCTGCTCGGCCTCGGCGTCCAGCCCGACGCGTGGACCCTGGGCATCGCGGCGGTGCCCGTCGCCGACTACGTCACGGCGTACCACGACGAGATGGAAGCGCTGAAGGCGATGGACCGCACGCTCCTGGGCGGCACGCCGGAGGAGGTCCCCGACCGCTTCGAGGCCTCGTCCCCCCTCACCTACGTAGACCGGGTCAAGGCCCCGGTCTACATCTCGGCCGGCGTCAACGACCCCCGTTGCCCGATCCGGCAGATCGAGAACTACGTCAAGCGCCTGGAGGCCCGAGGCGCGGTCCACGAGGTGTACCGCTACGACGCCGGGCACGGGTCGCTGGTGGTGGACGAGCGGATCAAGCAGGTGCGGCTGGAGCTGGAGTTCGCGGAGAGGCACCTCAAGGGGGTGCCGGGCGCCCAGTAGTGCAGGAGGCGGGGGTGGTCCGGCGGCTGCGGGCGGGGTGTGTCCGATCGCGCAGTTCCCAGCGCCCCTTGGGAGGCTTCGCGCCCATGGGGCGTTCGGCCCCTGCGGGTGTTTCGCGCCGGCCCCTGCGGGCGTTTCGTGCCGGCCCCTTCGGGTGTTTCGCGTCCTCGGGGGCGTTCGGGCGTCCCGTTACGCTCCCGACCGCTCCCGCCGCCTCCGCCCCAGCAGCTCCGCGAGCCCTCGTCGAGTGGCCGCCAGCACCACCCGGTCCCCGGGCCCCAGCACGTACGTAGGAGGCAGATCCCACACCAGTCCCGACGCCGGTACCCGCTCCTCACCCGGGAGCTCGGCCTCTCCCCGACGTCCACCGGGAGGTGACGTGTTGAGCGCCAGGACCCGCCAGGCCCCGGCTCGGAACGCCTCCCCGACCGTCCGCCCCTCCAGCTGCGGATGCCCGGCCACGTCCACCTCCGCGAACAGCAGCACCCGCCGCTCCACCGGGATCGCGCCCAGGATCTGCCGACCCATCATCGCCCCGGCGAACGCGGGCGCGGCCAGATGCGACACACTCCGGCTCCGGGTGAGGGCGAAGGGATGCGCGGCCCGCAGCGTGCGGTACACGGCCGTCGCGAAGTCGTCGTCGTACAGCCGCAGCACGACCCGCAGATCGGGCCGCACGGAGCGTGCGTACAGCGACGCCTCCAGGTTCGTCGTGTCCGCGCTGGTCAGCGCCAGCAGCGCGTGCGCTCGGTGGATCTTCGCGGCCTCCAGCACGCCCTCCTGCGTGACGTCCCCGAGCACCACCGGCACCCGCAGCCGCCGTGCCGTGGCCATCCCGCGGGCATCCGGGTCGGACTCCACGCACACCACGGGGATGTGCAGCTCCCGCAGCCGCGTCAGCACCCGCGTCCCGATCTTGCCGAGCCCGAGCAGCACCACATGACCGCCGAGCCCCCGCGGCGGCTTGCGCAGCGCCGAGGCGCTGCGGAACGTGCCGAGTGCCTCCAGCACCGCGGCCAGCAGCACCGGCAGCAGCAACAACCCGACCAGCCCGGACAGCAGTTGCAGCACTTGGCGCGCGGTCGAGTCGTGGAAGGCGGGATCGTTGATGCCGAACAGATCGAGCAGCGTCACGTACGTGGCATACAGCGGGTGCTCGTCGGTCACGATCATCAACCCGACGGCGAGCGCCAGCACACAGGCCACCAGCCCGGCCAGCGACCACCGCAGCCGCCGCGAGAACAGCGAGGCGAACGGCGGCACACCACCCCGCCCGGGGGGCAGGGACGGCCCGGAGTACGACACCTGCTCCAGGACGACGGTGCCGCGCCCGGTCGCCGCCGCCACCGCCGCCTCGTCCGGCAGCAACTGCGGCCCGTGCTCCCCGCTGCCCTCGGAACCGTCCGCGCCGGCCGGGTCGTTGCTCGTCGCGGACAGCAGCGCCAGGGTGCACAGTCCCGGGTCGGCGACCTCGCCCGGCCGCGGCGGCTGCCGTTCCACCGCACGCAGCACGAGTCCTTCCGTCTGGACGACCTTGCTGGTGCCGACGAGGGCGGTGGCGGCCAGTGCGGGCGCGGCCGTGTCGGCATCGGACAGCACCGTCGTCGACGCGTCGAGGCCCGCGCCCTGCCCGTCCCCGGAGGCCACGGCCGCGGTCTGGTCGAGCAGTTCCTCGATGTGCTGCCCCAACCGCCGGTTGTACAGCCGCAGTACGAGGCGGAGGCGGGGGTTGAAGCGGCGGGCGGTGAGCGCGGCGCGGATGTTGGTCTCGTCGTCGTCGTAGACGAGGGCGAGCGCCGCCGCCCGGTCGGCGCCCACCTCGGTGAGCACGGCGTCGGTGACCTCGGCGGCCTCGACGACCTGGTCGTTCGGGGCCGGTTCGGCACCGCCCGTCCCCGCCCGGCCGGCGGCCGCGCTCACCACCCGGTCGAGCAGCGCCGCCGAAGCGGCCCGGGCCCGCCCGGCCACAGGCCGGCGCACCCGCCTCCCGGAGGGCGGTACGACGAGCGTGACCTGCTCGGCGTAGACACCGCGGAGTTCGGCGGCCAGCCGGTGCGCGAGCCCGTCGTCACCGCACACGATCATGTGCGTGGCCGGATCACTCGGCTGACCTTGGTTCGGAACGCTCCCCACGGGGAGAAGACTGCCTCACCGGGACGGCCGGTTCCAGAAGGGGACCGCGGGGCGTGAACACCCGGCCGTCGCTGTCCGTACGCAAGGGGAGGGAATGGGGCAATGCCCTCGCGCACCACCGGAGGTACCGGGCCCGTGGCCATCACGAAGACCGTCCCGCAGGACGGCGCCGATCCTGGGCAAGCCGAGCGCGGGGACGCCCACAGCGGGGATGCCAGGCCTGCGGACACCGCGACGGACGGCGGCAGGGATGCGGAGGCCCGGCACCTCAACTCCCCGCTCCTGCTGACCCTTTTGCTGCTGACGGCGGTGATGTTCCAGGACCCGCTCCGCGGGGCCCTGGCCGCACCGGTGATGCAGAGCTGGATGACGGTCTTCGTCGCGGTCATGGTCCAGGCGCTGCCGTTCCTGGTGCTCGGTGTGCTGCTGTCGGCGGCGATCGCGGTGTTCGTGCCGCCGTCGTTCTTCGCCCGGGCCCTGCCGAAGCACCCGGCGCTGGCGGTCCCGGTCGCGGGCGCGGCGGGCGCGGTACTGCCCGGCTGCGAGTGCGCGTCGGTGCCGGTGGCCGGCGCCCTGGTCCGCCGCGGCGTCACACCGGCGGCGGCTCTGGCCTTCCTCCTCTCGGCGCCCGCCATCAACCCCATCGTGCTGACGGCGACGGCCGTGGCGTTCCCCGGCAACCCCGAGATGGTCCTGGCCCGTTTCGTCGCCAGTCTGCTCGTGGCCTGCTCGATGGGCTGGCTCTGGCACCGCCTCGGCCGCACGGACTGGCTGCGTCCCCCGGCCCGCGCGTCGTACGAGGGACAGAGCAAGGGCGCGGCCTTCTGGGGCTCGGTCCGCCACGACGTGACGCACGCGGGCGGCTTCCTGGTGATCGGCGCGATGGCCGCGGCGACCCTGAAGGCGGTGGTCCCGGCGCAGTGGCTGAGCCTCGCTGCGGGCAACCCCGTGCTGTCGGTCCTGTTCCTCGCGGCCCTGGCCGTCCTGCTCTCCATCTGCTCGGAGGCGGACGCGTTCGTGGCGGCGTCCCTGACCCAGTTCTCGCTGACGGCCCGTCTGACGTTCCTGGTCGTCGGCCCGATGATCGACCTGAAGCTCTTCGCGATGCAGGCGGGCACCTTCGGCCGCGCCTTCGCCCTGCGCTTCGCCCCCGCGACCTTCGCCCTGGCCGTGGTCGTATCGGCCCTGACCGGAACGGTCCTGCTGTGAACCGCCTGGCCCAGACGGCCCTCCTCTTCCTGCTCGGCGCGACCCTCCTGCACGCGGGCACGACCGACCTCTACCTGCGCTACGTCAAGGAGGGCCTGCGCCCCCTGGTCCTCCTGGCGGGCGCCGTCCTGATCGTCACGGCGGCGGCAACCCTCTGGTACGACCGCCGCGGCACCGCCACGCACGAGCGAGGCACCCCCACCCACGACCACCACCGAGAACCCCGCGTCTCCTGGCTCCTCACGCTCCCGGTCCTCGCCCTGATCCTGGTCGCCCCGCCGGCCCTGGGCTCCTACAGCGCGGCCCACACCGGCACGGCCCTGACCAAGCCCTTCGGCTTCCCGGCCCTCCCCACCGGCGACGCCCCCCTCCGCCTCGCCGTGGCCGACTACGCCGGCCGCGCGATCTACGACGACGGCCGCGCCCTCCGCGACCGCGAGCTGAAGATCACCGGTTTCGTCACCCTGGACCGCAAGGGCGCCCCCTACCTGGTCCGCATGGGCCTCAACTGCTGTGCGGCGGACGCCCAGCCGGTCAAGATCGCCCTGACGGGCAACGTCCCTCCCGTCCTGCGCCCGGACACATGGCTGGAGATCACCGGCACCTACACACCCCGCCGCACGAAGGACCCGGTCAACGACGGCCCGATCCCCTACCTGGAGGTGACGACCGCGAGACCGGTCCCCACTCCGCACGACCCGTACGACGAGACGTGGAACACCTGAACTGCGGTATGGCACGGCCCCGTTGGGGTACCCGCAGGGAACCGCTGATCAGCGAGGGGCACCCATGACCACACTCCGAGGCGGCCACACCGCGGAATTCGACCGGCCGCTCCTGCCCGAAGCGGCCCGCGAGGAACTGGCGAAGGCCGACCACCGGGCCAACCTGACCCTGGCCACCCTGGGCGCGGCCCTGGCCGCCCTCCTCACCGCGATCACCGTGGGCGTCATCACCCCCACCCAGTACGCCACGATCCCCCAGCTCCTCCTCTGGACGGGCTGCGCGGCCTGCGCCCCGTCCCTGGTCCTCCTGAGCCTCGCGACCAAGCCCCAGCCGGCCACCACGGCCGACACCCCGCCCCAGCTGCTCACCCGCACGACCTGCGCGAAGCGCCGCCGCATACGTCAGGCGATGGCGTGGGGAGCGGCGTTCCTCGCCTTGACCCTTGCGGGGACGCTGGCGGGGCTGCTCTCCTAGACCGCCCGGTTTGGAGCGCGGCTGGAGTCTCGCTCGCGAAGGCATCCAGGGCCGTCGCCCAGGGGAGCGGCGTCTGTAACTCTCGGCGGAGAGACCGCGAACGTCTCGAAACTCGTGACGGGGAGTTCCGCATGCCCAATGCCGTTTCCTGCACCGGCTCTTCGGCCGAATGCTCCGCCGTTCCATCCTTCGAAGCCGCCACCGGAACCCTCCTCCAGCAGTTGGTGCTGGCGGCCGGTCCCCTCACCGTGCTCCAGATCGGCTGTCCGTACGAGTCGTTCACCGCGAGGCTCGCGGCCGCGGTGAGCGAGAACGGGCACGGCCGGGTCATCTGCTGCGAGCCGGAGACCGTACGGGCCGAGGCCGCCGCGGCGGCGGTCGAGAAGGCCGGACTCGGACGGTACGCGGAGGTCCGGGAGGGCCGTCCCGAGCGGTCGCTGGCGACCGTCCCCGGACCGGTCGACCTGCTGCTGCTCGGCGGCCCGCCGGAGTCCTTCCTGCCGCTGCTGAAGCTGGTGGAACCCAGGATGCTGCCGGGCGCGGTGGTGGTGGCCCACGGCGTACGGGACGTGCGGGCGCTGTGCGCGGAATTCATCGCCCACGTCCGGTTCTCCGGCAGCGGCTATGTGTCGCTCCCCCTTCCCTTCGACGGCGGCGTGGAAATGGCCGTCCGCGCCGCCTGACGGATGCGCGGCGCCCGAGGGATCCGCGCCGCCCGACGGAAACGCCCCGCCTGACGAATCCGCGCAGCCATCCTCTAGGAGTGCCGTGTCCCCTCGTCCGTTCGACCCGGAGTTCCTGCCCGAGGGACACCCCGACAAGAACCCCGTCCCACCCCGCGGCACCGCCTCGCGCGCCCTGTGGCGAGGGCTGGTTCGCTACCTCCTGCTGCCGGCGTACCGCGCGCTGGTGGCCCTCGGATCGGTGCACGTGGCAGCGCTCTGGCATCCGGAGTTCGGGCCCGCGGTCAGCCGGCCGCCGCAGGAGCCGCCGAGCTACAGGACGTTTCGAGCGGGTCTTGAGAGCGGGCCGGAAGCCTGGCCGGGACATCCCCACCCCCCAGTTCCCAGAGAGAATCGAGGAGATCTGTCATGAGCGACGCGCGGCTGGTCGGCACCTGGACCACGCAGCTGGACGACGACGGCAAGGCGGTCCCCGGACTCGTCTGCTTCTCGGCGGACGGCACGGTCGTCTCCACCCAGCTCAACACGAAGAACATCGGCCTGGGCACCTGGCGCTCCACGGGCCCGCACAGCTTCGAGTACGGCTTCCACATCCTGGCGGCCGACCCCGAGGGCAACCACGTGGGGGAGGCACATGTCCGGGTGTCGGGCGAGTTCGTCTCGGACACGGAGTGGCAGGGCAACGGCGGTGCCGAGTTCTTCGACCCGCAGGGCACCAAGCTGCGCGGGCACGCGGGGTCCAAGGTGACCGCCGGCAAGTTCGGCATCGACGACTGATGCGGGCGGCGGCGCTGCGGGACCGGCTCGACGGGGACCTGGTTCTGCCGGACGAGACGGGCTTCGCTCTGGCCCGGCAGCTGCAGAACACCGAGTACGACACGATCGAGCCGTCGGCCGTCGCGTACTGCGCCTCCGAGCGGGATGTCGCGCTGTGCGTGCGGCACGCCCGGGAGCAGGGGGTGCGGCTGCACGTCCGGGGCGGCGGACACAGCTTCAACGGCTGGTCGACCGGTGAGGGGCTGGTCGTCGACCTGTCCCGGATGAACCACGCCGTCGCCGAGGGGCCCGTGGTGCGGCTGGGGGCGGGCGTCCAGTCCCTGGACGCGCTGGACGCCCTGCGGTCCCAGGGGCGGCAGATCGTCACCGGGACGTTTCCCACGGTCGCCGCGGGCGGATTTCTGACCGGCGGCGGGATCGGCTGGCAGACGCGCAGGTTCGGGCTGGGCAGCGACCGGGTCGCGGCCGCGCGCGTCGTGCTCGCGGACGGCAGGGCCGTCCGCTGCTCGCCCACCGAGGAACCCGATCTGTACTGGGCCTCGCGCGGCGGGGGCGGCGGCACCTTCGGGGTGGTCACGGAGTTCGAGGTGCGGTCGATCGACGCGCCCGCCATGACCGGCTTCGAGACGCTGTGGGCGTACGACGACGCTGTGGAGGTGCTGACGGCCTGGCAGGAGTGGGCCGTGGACGGCCCCGACGAGCTCGGCACCTCTCTGGTCGTGCTGCCGGGCATGTTCGGGCCCGGCGGGCGCCCCGTGGTCCGGGTCTGGGGGGCGCACCTGGGTCCGGACGAGGCCCTGCACGAGGGTCTGGACGAACTGGCGGAGCGGGCCGGGTGCAAGCCGCTGAGCAGGACCGTCGCCGCGCGGGGCGGGTATGCCGAGGTGATGCACGAGGCGCTGTGCGGCTCGAAGTCGGTGTCCCAGTGCCGTCGTACGGGAACCGGGCCCGAGGCCGAGGGGCACCGCCACCCGTACACCCGGCAGAGCTACCGGCTCACCGGCCGGTCCGCGACCCGGGCGGAATCGGCGGCACTGCTCGATGCCTGGGATCCCGCACTCGACGCGGTGGGCCAGGAGCGCTATCTGCTGTGCATCGCGCTGGGCGGAGCGGCGAACCGGGTGCCGGTCAGCGCCACCGCCTACGCGCACCGGGACGCCCGGTTCCTGATCGGCTATCAGTTCGCCTGCCGTGAGGCGGAGGCGGACCCGGCGGCGCCGGCGCGGCTGACCGCGCTGGCGGACCGTGCCGCCGAGGCACTCACGCCGCTCGCTTGCGGCTCGTACATCAACTTCCCCAGCTCGCGGGTGGGCGGGGACTGGGAGACGGAGTACTTCGGCGCGAACCGGTTCCGGCTGCGCGCCGTGAAGCGGGCCTACGACCCCGAGGACTTCTTCCGGCACGCGCAGAGCATCGGCCGTGCCCCGACGACCGAGGTGGAGTCATGAGGACGGATCTGCGGAACAAGGTCGTACTGGTCACCGGCGCCTCCTCGGGCATCGGCCGGGCGACGGCCGTGGCGTACGGGGAGGAGGGGGCCAAGGTCGCGATCACGTACCACAGCAATGAGGACGGGGCCCGGGAGACGGCCCGGCTGGTGACCGAGGCGGGCGGGACTGCGCTGGTGGTGCGCTACGACCTCGCGGACGAGCGGTGCATACGGGACGCCGTGGGGCGGGTCGCCGAGGAGTGGGGCGGCATCGACGTGTTGGTGGCCAACGCGGTGGTCTGGAGCGAGGCGATCCCGCGGCCCGGGCAGCCGGTGCCGCGCTTCGAGGACGTGCCGGCCAAGCAGTGGCAGGAGGTGCTGCGTACGTCCGTCGACGCCGTGTTCCACACGCTGCAGGCGGTCCTGCCGTGGATGCGCGGACGGCCGTGGGGCCGGATCGTGCTGCTCGGCGCGGGCCTGGCGGACACCGGCAAGGCCGGGGCGGGGGCCTACGGCGCGGGCAAGTCCGCGCTCTTCGGGCTGATGCGCAGCCTGGCCTGGGAGCTGGGGCCCGACGGGATCCTGGTCAACATGGTCGTGCCGGGCCAGACCAGCACCGAGACCGTGCGGGCGCACGTGCCCCCGGGCTTTTTGGAGGAGAAGGGCAAGACCTTGCCGTCGGGCCGGATGTCCGCGCCCGAGGACGTGGCCCGGGCCATCACCTTCCTGGGCTCGGCCGCCAACGGCAACACCAACGGCGAGACGCTCCGCGTGACGGGCGGCGCCTGACGGGTCCGGCCGGCGTCCGCTCACGGTACGGCCCCGCCGCTCTCCGGGAACCCCGGAGCGCGGCGGGGCCCGCCCCGTTCCCGCCTCCTCTTTCCGCCCCCGTTCCTGGCCGGCGCACGCGCGCGGTGTCGAGTTGTCCTCGACGATGTTTCGAGAGGCCCGGGCCACCGTGTGGGGCATGGAGATTCGTAGCCTCGACGGCGATGAGCCGGCGACCATTGCCGCGTTGCTTCCCGGATTCCGGGACACCATGAGCCTGGAACTGCCCGGTGATCCACCGGTGACGGAGGCCCTGCTGGCGCGGCTGTTCCAGCGGCGGCACGGGACGGAACGGATCGTGCTGGCCGCGTACGACGGCGGCACCCCGGCCGGTGTGCTGAAGCTGGGGCTCGATCTGGGAGATCCGAGCGGGCCGGGACACGGTTCGCTGTGGGTTTTCCCGGGGTTCCGGCGACGCGGTGCCGGGCGGGCGCTGGTGGCTGCGGGGCTGGTGGCGCTGCGGGAGCGCGGGCGGGAGCTGCTGCTGGCCGACGCTCCCCGGGCGGCGGGCGGCGAGCGGTTCGCGGCGGAGCTCGGAGCCGACCTCATCGGCGAGAGCGTGCGCCATCGGCTCCGCCCGGCCGGGCCCGCTCGCGCGGCGCTGGAGGCGGCCGCAACCCGGCCGGTGCCCGGTTACCGGCTGGTGGCGTGGCAGGGGCCCTGCCCCGACGACCTGGTGGAGTCCTACGCCCGGGCCTGGAGCGCCCTGGAGGAGCGGGTCAACGGCCAGGCCAGGATCCGGCGTCCCTCCGCCGACGACGTACGGGCGCGGGAGGCCGAGGCGGAGCGGGCCGGGCATGTGCCCCACGTGGTGGCGGCACTGCCCGAGCACGGTACGTCGATCGTCGCGTACGCCACCTTGTTCGTGCGCAACAGCCCGATGGCGGACGTCGGCGAGACGCTGGTGCTGCCCAAGCACCGGCGGCGTGGTCTCGCCACCTGGCTGAAGGGCGAACTGCTGCTCGGGGCCGCCCGGGAGAACAACCGGCTCGCGCTGATCCAGGTCTTCAACGACACCGCCGACACCGCTGTGGTCGCGCTCAACCGGAAGCTCGGCTTCGAGGCCGACTCGTACTGGTCGACGTACGCGCTCAAGGCCTGAGCGGCCGGCCCCGCCCCGATCCGGTCCCGCATCCGTTTCCCCGGTGCCCGATCCCCGGTGCCCGACCCCCGACCCCCGATCAAGAGCCGAGCCGAGAGGAACCCATGACCACCGTGATCCCCGCCAGGCAGCGCACGCGCAACGCCGAGCTGATCCGCGAGCTGTACGGGACGCTCTATCGTGAGCGCCGCTTCGAGGAGGCGGGTCGCTTCTTCCATGCCGACTGCGTCGAGCACGACCCGGGCGACTGGCGGACATCGGACCGTACGTTCCCGGCGCTGCGCGCCGACATCGACCACCTGGTGGCCGGCAACGACCGGGTGATGCTCTTCGCGACCTGGACCGGACGCTCCCGCTCGGGTACCGAACTCCGGTTGCATACCGCTGAGTTGTACCGCCTGCGGGACGGTAGGGTCGCCGAGCACTGGAGCGTGGTGGACCGCGACGTGCTCGTCGGGCACGGTGTGGACGGCGGACCGGACCGGAGCGGTCAGCCGGCTGCCCCGGGTCTGCACGGCCCGCACAGCGACACCGAGCGGGCCAACGCGGAGCTGGTGCTCGGCGCGTACCGCGACGTCTTCAGCGAGCACCGGCTGGAGCTGGCCGAGCGCTACTACCACCAGGACTACCGGCACCACAACATGCGTACGGACGCGGTGCCGGACGGGCTCGACGCGTTCAAGGCGTTCTTCGCCGACAACATCGCCGCCTTCCCCGACCTGGTCACCACCGTGGACCACATCGTCGCCGCCGACGACCGGGTGATGGTCTTCGTCACCTGGACCGGCACGCTCACCGGCGCGTGGAGCGGAGGCGGGCCCTCCGGGCTGCCTCTGGAGATGCGCACCTGCGACCAGTTCCGGATCGAACGCGGGAAGGTCGCCGAGCACTGGGAGGTCGTGGACTACCTGGCCCTGGGGCGGGCCGGGCTGCCGACCCCGTGAGCAGGACCGACGCCGTTCCGAAAGCCGACATCCGAGAGAGGGACCCCGCGATGACCTCCGCTTCCGAACCTTCCGGCCCTTCCGGCAGCGCACCCGTACTGATCGTCGGCGGCAGCCTCGTCGGCCTGTCCACCGCCGTGTTCCTCGCCCGGCACGGGGTCCGCTGCACTCTGGTGGAGCGCCATCCGGGCACGTCCGTCCATCCGAGGGCCGTCGGGTACTACCCCCGGACCGGCGAACTGCTGCGGCAGGCCGGGGTCGAGGACGCCGCCGTGCGGGAGGCGTCCGGGTTCGCCACGCATCGCACCCGTGCCGGGGTGACCTCGCTGGCCGGCGAGGTGCTGTTCAGCAAGGAGGAGCTGGAGGGCGATGACGATCTGGGCGACCTCACGCCGTCCCGGCTGCTTCTGCTGCCGCAGGACCGGCTGGAGCCGCTGCTGCGGGACCGTGCGGTGGAGCTCGGGGCCGACCTCCGGTTCGGCACGGAACTGGTGTCCTTCGCGGAGGACCCGGAGGGGGTCACCGCCGTCCTCGACGACGGCACCGGCGGCACCCGTACCTTCCGCAGCTCCTACCTGGTGGCCTGCGACGGGCCGCGCAGCACCGTCCGGGAGGCGCTGAAGGTGCCCCGGCAGGGGCGCGGGGTGCTGTCCCGCCATGTG contains these protein-coding regions:
- a CDS encoding SDR family NAD(P)-dependent oxidoreductase, whose translation is MRTDLRNKVVLVTGASSGIGRATAVAYGEEGAKVAITYHSNEDGARETARLVTEAGGTALVVRYDLADERCIRDAVGRVAEEWGGIDVLVANAVVWSEAIPRPGQPVPRFEDVPAKQWQEVLRTSVDAVFHTLQAVLPWMRGRPWGRIVLLGAGLADTGKAGAGAYGAGKSALFGLMRSLAWELGPDGILVNMVVPGQTSTETVRAHVPPGFLEEKGKTLPSGRMSAPEDVARAITFLGSAANGNTNGETLRVTGGA
- a CDS encoding GNAT family N-acetyltransferase; the protein is MEIRSLDGDEPATIAALLPGFRDTMSLELPGDPPVTEALLARLFQRRHGTERIVLAAYDGGTPAGVLKLGLDLGDPSGPGHGSLWVFPGFRRRGAGRALVAAGLVALRERGRELLLADAPRAAGGERFAAELGADLIGESVRHRLRPAGPARAALEAAATRPVPGYRLVAWQGPCPDDLVESYARAWSALEERVNGQARIRRPSADDVRAREAEAERAGHVPHVVAALPEHGTSIVAYATLFVRNSPMADVGETLVLPKHRRRGLATWLKGELLLGAARENNRLALIQVFNDTADTAVVALNRKLGFEADSYWSTYALKA
- a CDS encoding FAD-binding oxidoreductase → MRAAALRDRLDGDLVLPDETGFALARQLQNTEYDTIEPSAVAYCASERDVALCVRHAREQGVRLHVRGGGHSFNGWSTGEGLVVDLSRMNHAVAEGPVVRLGAGVQSLDALDALRSQGRQIVTGTFPTVAAGGFLTGGGIGWQTRRFGLGSDRVAAARVVLADGRAVRCSPTEEPDLYWASRGGGGGTFGVVTEFEVRSIDAPAMTGFETLWAYDDAVEVLTAWQEWAVDGPDELGTSLVVLPGMFGPGGRPVVRVWGAHLGPDEALHEGLDELAERAGCKPLSRTVAARGGYAEVMHEALCGSKSVSQCRRTGTGPEAEGHRHPYTRQSYRLTGRSATRAESAALLDAWDPALDAVGQERYLLCIALGGAANRVPVSATAYAHRDARFLIGYQFACREAEADPAAPARLTALADRAAEALTPLACGSYINFPSSRVGGDWETEYFGANRFRLRAVKRAYDPEDFFRHAQSIGRAPTTEVES
- a CDS encoding ester cyclase family protein — its product is MTTVIPARQRTRNAELIRELYGTLYRERRFEEAGRFFHADCVEHDPGDWRTSDRTFPALRADIDHLVAGNDRVMLFATWTGRSRSGTELRLHTAELYRLRDGRVAEHWSVVDRDVLVGHGVDGGPDRSGQPAAPGLHGPHSDTERANAELVLGAYRDVFSEHRLELAERYYHQDYRHHNMRTDAVPDGLDAFKAFFADNIAAFPDLVTTVDHIVAADDRVMVFVTWTGTLTGAWSGGGPSGLPLEMRTCDQFRIERGKVAEHWEVVDYLALGRAGLPTP